Below is a genomic region from Lemur catta isolate mLemCat1 chromosome 15, mLemCat1.pri, whole genome shotgun sequence.
GGGCTTCGAGTTCAACATCATGGTGGTCGGTGAGTCCTCGTCCTGGAACCCACATGGTAACCAGCCTCAGCacagctcctgggctcagtcttcccttctgtaaaatgggccacAAGCCTGGCTCAGTGACGCATTGTCAGTGCCACCGTGTGTACCCGGGAGGGGGTCCACAGCTGCCACAGGTTCCTCCTTGGGGCCTCTGCCCCTCACATTAGGAGCCCCTGAGATAACTAGTCTAAGCCCAGGCAGGTCCCCTGTAAGTGCAGTTCTATGACCAGTGACGTTGCCTCATGCTTGGAGTTTCTATGGAAGCTTCTCCCAGCTCTGGCTCCAGCCTGGCTCCCCCTACACCCAGCAGGCCTGGCTGGACACCCAGGAGGAGGGGCCGCATGGCTTCAACGCCCCGCCCCCCATGGCCCTGGAGAGCCGGAGGTCCCCAGGGGGTGGTCCGTGATCAGTCAGAACCAGACAGGGCGGGGGGGCCGGGCTGGGGTTTGCAGGGGGCCGCCTCTTCTTGCCGAAGCCCCTCCGGTCCCATTCAGCCCGCACAGTACCCCTGGGAGGGGCACCCCATTTTCCGGGTGGACGAGGTCCCTTGGTTCACAAGGGCAGGGGGAAGCAGAGCCAGTGTGTTGACTCCCCAGACCGTGCGCTGCCCACTCCTCTAGGGGGGTCTCGGGACGTGCTCCATGCAGCTCAAACCCTCAGCAAAGGTGAGCCTGGCCGCCGCCGCTTCTGCCGGGTGTCTGGGCAGCTCGTGAGCCGGCCTGTTTCCTCAGCCCCCGCCAGCTGTGCGCGTCCTTCCCGCCCAGCTCTGGAGGAGCAGACCTGCCCCTGCCGGCTAGAggctttctttcctcctctgcacTGACCCGGGCTCCGGCTCCTCGGGGGTCTCGGTGTCCTCTAGCTGCTTCGTGTGGCCTCACGGGCTGGGAGTCAGTGACTGGCCTGACTGCTCATAGCCCACCGTGCTCTGGTCATCTGGGAGCGGGCGGCTCGCTTTGTGGGAGGGCGCAGGCAGCGGCCAGGCTGTGACTCACCTGTGCGGGCCAGCCAGGGCGGGAAGGACCAGGGGACCTCTAGGCCCTGGTGTGGCACAGGCCTCTGGGGCTTTggccaggagcagagggagaggtggcctggcagcccctgctgcctcctgccaTCGCCCGCTGTGACTCAGCCCTGACCTCCAGGAAGGGTGCCCGGGAGGCCGCGTCACCTGTCTGGGCCTCTTTGTCCTTGTGCACCTGAGAACAGTGGTGGCTCCAATTCCTGCTCAAGGTCTTTGCCCCTCGGGGTTGCTGAGTGAGGAACGAGACCACCTAGGAAGATCGTGGGGCTCTTGATGGCAGCCAGGACAGCCACACGCTGGGGTACCACCCCGCAGTGGGTGTCGGGGTCTGCTCTGGCTCCTCCCTCCTGACCAGCAGCGTCCCACCTGCAGAGCCAGGTGGAAGGACGCCTGTTTGGGGGTCCACAGACTCCAGGTAGAATCGCAGCTTTGTCCTGACTCAGGACATGTGAGGCTTGTCGTCTCCTGGGCTTCTCCTGTGTGCACCTTGCTCTCATCTGTAAAAGCGGCTAATCCCGTGAAGCCAGAGAGTGTGTGCCGGCCCCACGGGTCCCTGACGTGTTGCGGGTGCTCGAGAAGTTGCAGCAGTAGCAGcgagggtggaggtggaggtggaggtggaggtgatggtgataataataataaaagtaataataataagggttaaagtttaaaatatcccTGTTGGCATCGCCCAGGTCTACGGATTGTGGCTGGAACATTTGGCAGAGCTCCTGGCCTGAGGCTGGCCGGGACACGAGCGCGGCGGGCAGGGGCGTGGGAGGAGTGCCCGTCCTCGGGCTGCCGAACCAGCCACTGCCCTCCTGGGAGCCCACACTTGAAAGGTGCCATCAAAGTCAGAACATCAGTGTGATTTCGGGTTTTTTTTAAGTGCGCTGCAGGCACAGCCTGAGCCTGTGCGGGCGCGGAGCAGTGGGCTCCGAGTCTGGAGTTCGTGTGTGTGAGTTGCTTGTTGTGTGATGTGACTGCCACGTCCTCGTCCTCTCTCAGTCGACTCATTGCCCCCACACACAGTGACTGTCCTCAGTGGAGCTGCTCTGCGGCCAGCACTGAGTAGCCAGTGGTGACAGCAGACTCCATGTGACACGGATGAGCCCACCTGATGCTCACACCAGCTCCTTAGGGGCAGAGGGTTGTTTatcccatgttacagatgaggaaactgaggcacagtgaggtcaGATGACTTGACCGAGGCCACAGCTGGTCAGGGAGGAGCGGTTTGAATGCCTGAGGCTGTTCCGAGTTTAAGTTCCCAACCCCCCTGATGAACTGCCGGGATTCAGCCACCTGGAGTGTCCCTGGGGTCCTCTGTgagccctgcctccaccccatCCTAAATCTGAGCCACCCAGAGACCTTCCTGGAAAACACAGGGGCACGAGGGCGTCTGACTTCTCCCAGGCCCAAGGGTGCCTGGTCAGTCCCCTCCCAGGAGGGGACTCTTGGCCGCGGTTGCCTGGCACTGGAGCCTGGCTGTGCGGGTTTGGAGGGTGAAGCCCCCAGGCACGGGCTGCCTGGCGGGGCGTCGCTGGGGGGGCCACATGCAGGCCCTGCTGGCCCTCTCTGGAGAGCCCACCGACCGGCCTCCGGTTGCCTCCCCAGGGCAGAGCGGCTTGGGGAAATCCACCTTAATCAACACCCTCTTCAAATCCAAGATCAGCCGGAAGTCGGTGCAGCCCACCGTGGAGGAGCGCATCCCCAAGACCATCGAAATCAAGTCCATCACGCACGGTCAGCGgccggggtggggcggggctgcAGAGACGCCCCTTCCTTCCCGAGCATGGGTGTGAGGGTGCCCGAGTCAGGCCAGCCCAGGCCCCCTAGCTGGGGGACTCGCTGTGTCCCGCCCCCGGGAACGTTGAAACTCTGGGCGCACTCGCCAGAGTGAGGGGTCGGTGCTCTGGGCTCCTGTGGGCCCGTCACACTGAGCTCCCACAGACACTTGAGTTTTCCACCAAAAGTCGCGGGCGGGCACCAGGATCACCGTCACCAGCCTCCGCGGGAGGTGGTCGCGGGAGGCCGTCTCTCTGGCGTCTCCTTGGCGGTCATTGCAGCGCCCCGGGGACGCCCCAGGTCTGTCGGGCTCGGAGTGTCTGGCAGGGTCCTCGGCCCCCTGACTCGGTGCTGTGGTTCCGCAGACATCGAGGAGAAGGGCGTCCGGATGAAGCTGACGGTGATCGACACGCCGGGCTTCGGGGACCACATCAACAACGAGAACTGGTAGGCCACCGGCTGGGGCCCCCTCGTCCAGCAGGAGGAGCACTAGGGGGGCTTCGGCTCCTTGGTCACACCCAGAGCCATCGTGGTAGAGGACTCCCCGGCCCCGGGGGGcacaggggcctttctccttggGCCTGACATGGTGTTGAAGCCACATGTGTTTGGGGTCCCAAAATACTGGACCAAAGCAGAGTCACCCTTGCTCTTCCCCCACCGGTCCCAGAGGTCAAAGGTCAGCATGGGGAGGCTGGTTCCAGGCCTCTAAGATGAGGCTGTGGCGTCTCTGCTCAGAAATCCAGTCCTCCGAGGTCGTGTGTGGGACCTGCTGGGGGTTGGGCGGGAGGTCCCGTGCGCAGGCTGACCCGGCCCGTCCCCCGCAGCTGGCAGCCCATCATGAAGTTCATCAACGACCAGTACGAGAAGTACCTGCAGGAGGAGGTCAACATCAACCGGAAGAAGCGCATCCCGGACACGCGCGTCCACTGCTGCCTCTACTTCATCCCCGCCACCGGCCACTCGTACGTCCCAGCCGCGTCCCCTGTCCGGTGGTGGGTGGGTGCTCTGGGTTCCGTCCCCTTGGGCTTCGGACAGTGCTGTCTGCCCTGCCCCGGGCACAGAGGGGCCGAGTCAGGGGCTGTGACGTGGCCGTCGTGCCGTGTGTGTGCCCCGAGGGCCTGCTCTGACCTCCGCACAGTGTGGCTTCCTCCCCCGTCCCCACCTTCAGCCTGTGCCTGGGGGAGCTGAGGACCAGGCCGGCCCTGGGCTGTTCCAGAACTTAGAGGTCTGCACCTTGGCCCATCCTGCCTCTCAGGCCAGGCCTTCAGCCGGGCCCGGCAGGTGGATCGGGACCCTGCAGTCGTTACCCTTAGGGTTACCTGACCCTCTCGTGCTGGGGCCCTGCCTCGTGGGAGCCCCGGGAAGGTTTGAGGTGTTTGTAGGCGGGAAGCACAGAGAACGGCGCCGGCCCCCGGCAGGGCTGGACCAGGGCTGCTGTTGGTGAGAGCCCCTTTCCTGCCACCCGTCCTGTCTGCAGCTGCAGATGCACCCAGAGGGCAGCGAGGCCGGGCGGCCCTCTCCATGGCCTCGCAGACCCTCTGTGCTCGGCTCCCGGGGACCCCGCACGGCTGCTGGTGCTTAGGTGCCCCCGGCGCCCAGTCCTGCGGGGCAGGGGCGGCTCTTCACCGTCTTTGCTTAAGTGGCTGCCTGGAGCCCCCATCTCCCTAGGCCGAGTCTGTGCCGGCTTATCTTGCTGTGGGGGGGTGGGGCCCTGCGGCCCTTGCCCCACCGTCCCCGCATCTCTGGCCCCAGGCTCACCCACAGCAGCCAGCCTGTCACAGGGGCAGCCGagcctgcctctgccctcccaaAGCCCCGCAGCAAGACGGCCACCTGAGCCCCTGTGGACGCGTGTTGGGGACGGTGGGGAACTGGGACCTCATGGCTAAGGGTGCTCggagtccccccccccccccagccctcctGTCCCGTGCAGGAGGCTGCTCGTGTCGGGGcctgcctgctccttccctgTGTCACACTCACGGCTGGGCCGGGCTCAGCCCAGGGCCTTGCCAGCGTGGGTCCCCTCGTGAGCTCCGAGCTGCCACCCGAGAGCTgcatccccagccctggaggtGGGGGACCCTCCCTTGTTTCCCCCCGAGCTGAGTGTCGTTCACGTCATCTGTTTCAGGCTCAGGCCCCTGGACATTGAGTTTATGAAGCGCCTGAGCAAGGTGGTCAACATCGTCCCTGTCATCGCCAAGGCCGACACGCTGACCCTGGAGGAGAGGGTCTACTTCAAGCAGCGGGTAGGGCTCGGGGGCAGCCTGGACAAGCCGCAGGCCTGGCAgggccaccccagccccagggcaccGCCGGTCACTCTTCACAGGCTGGTGGATGCTGGGGGGTGGCCCCCGGGAGGCCCCAGCTCGCCTCACCTCTCAGTAGCAGCTCTGTGGGGTCTGTTCTCCCACGGCCTCTGAGACGCAAGGTCTGGGGTTTGGAGAAGACCCAGACAGGCGGACGGCGACCCTCCCTTCCGGGCTGCGGAGGGCTGTCAGATACAACCTGCCTGGTTCTTGTTAGATGCAAGAGAGATCCCCAAGGGACAGTCTCTGCAGGGGACGAGTGGCTGCTTCTCCTCTGCCACAATCCGAGGCCACTGCCCgccgggtggggaggggtgtccGAGCAGGAAGGCGAGCCCTGGGCTGCTTCCTCCTAGCGGGTGGCTCGTCACAACCACCGGGGAACTTTTAAGCCCCGAGGTGCCTGGGCTCCCGCAGAGGCTCTCTGTGCTCCCTGCACGagctcagcccccgccccggggcCAGCGCCAGGGATCTTCCCAGCATGCCTAGGGAAGGACTGTCCACTGCACAGCGCGTGCATCTGCCGGAGGGACGGGAGGTGCTTGGGGACGGTGGCTGAGAGCCCCTCAGGACCTGTGGCGTTGCTCACAGAGGCGGGTCTGCAGCTGACCCCTCCCCTCGGGAGGCACAAGAATTGGGGACTACCGGGGTCACAGCCCCAGAGTCCCCCTCTGACCCCAGCCTCGGGCAGCTCGCAGTGTGGAGGTCACGCTTTGGGCAGACTCCGGTGGGTGGGCGGAGCTTGCCTCGGGGACGTGCCACATCTCTCCCCATCCACAGATCACCGCGGACCTGCTGTCCAACGGCATCGACGTGTACCCCCAGAAGGAGTTTGACGAGGACTCAGAGGACCGGATGGTGAACGAGAAGTTCCGGGTGAGTGAATCCGCCAGGACCTGCTCCCAGGACCCTCAATTCCTGCTGGAGGGTGTGGTGGGGTCGGGGGCTCCTGCCCTGTCCAGGGGCTTTGGGGGAAGTGGGGGGTGGCCTTGAGCCCTGAGGAGGTATCCTCCGGGCCAGGAGGGGACGGGGCCCAGGTGCCCACACCGGCCCTCTCAGGCCGAGGTCTCTGGCCAGGGGCTCAGGGCAGCTCTGCCCAGGGGAGGGACATGCCTGTCCACACATGAGCCCAATGCCACCGCCCTTTCCCAGGAGATGATCCCGTTTGCTGTGGTGGGCAGTGACCACGAGTACCAGGTCAACGGCAAGCGGATCCTGGGGAGGAAGACCAAGTGGGGCACCATCGAAGGTACGGCCAAGCCGGCCCCGTGCAGACAGCAGCAGACACAGTCATGCCTGTGTACCCAGAGCTGGCGGCCACGGCCCGGGCTGGGAGTTCTGGGAACCTCAGCTCTTGCATTGCCCCGCCCATGGGAGGG
It encodes:
- the SEPTIN9 gene encoding septin-9 isoform X6 → MADTPRDAGHKQAPAPRNEKAPVDFGYVGIDSILEQMRRKAMKQGFEFNIMVVGQSGLGKSTLINTLFKSKISRKSVQPTVEERIPKTIEIKSITHDIEEKGVRMKLTVIDTPGFGDHINNENCWQPIMKFINDQYEKYLQEEVNINRKKRIPDTRVHCCLYFIPATGHSLRPLDIEFMKRLSKVVNIVPVIAKADTLTLEERVYFKQRITADLLSNGIDVYPQKEFDEDSEDRMVNEKFREMIPFAVVGSDHEYQVNGKRILGRKTKWGTIEVENTTHCEFAYLRDLLIRTHMQNIKDITSSIHFEAYRVKRLNEGNSAMSNGVEEKEPEAQEM
- the SEPTIN9 gene encoding septin-9 isoform X5 encodes the protein MLAYEATEAALSCVGDMADTPRDAGHKQAPAPRNEKAPVDFGYVGIDSILEQMRRKAMKQGFEFNIMVVGQSGLGKSTLINTLFKSKISRKSVQPTVEERIPKTIEIKSITHDIEEKGVRMKLTVIDTPGFGDHINNENCWQPIMKFINDQYEKYLQEEVNINRKKRIPDTRVHCCLYFIPATGHSLRPLDIEFMKRLSKVVNIVPVIAKADTLTLEERVYFKQRITADLLSNGIDVYPQKEFDEDSEDRMVNEKFREMIPFAVVGSDHEYQVNGKRILGRKTKWGTIEVENTTHCEFAYLRDLLIRTHMQNIKDITSSIHFEAYRVKRLNEGNSAMSNGVEEKEPEAQEM